The Pithys albifrons albifrons isolate INPA30051 chromosome 1, PitAlb_v1, whole genome shotgun sequence genome contains the following window.
TTGCAGGGGGTCAGATACACACCAAATACACACCCAAATAAATTGGAAGACAGCATTGGCTCAGGCATGCTGTCTTTCTTCTGGCAATAACATGTGTCTCTGCCTTACACATCCCTCATGTTCTGCCTTATCCCAAAATCTCATACTTTGCATCTCCCCCATGCCCGTTTTAGTACTGATGCTTTCTCTGTCTTCCCTGAAATTCCATgtgccctgcccacagcaaaCAAAGCTCTTGCATGCCTGTTGATCTGTCTCTGGTTCAACTCTCCAGATTTGCACCTTGTCTTCGGTCAGCAGCTCTTCCTCTCTTGTACTGCGCAAGGCAGCAGTGAGCTCCCCACACCCTTGAACTAACCCTGTTCTACCTCAAGCCACTATATTCTAGATCAACAAGCATCACttctttaaaacctttttttacGTAACACCCATAGGAGAATTACTTCTTCCATTTATAACTCAGTGTCACCAGGCCTTGACCAGGTCAGTGTAAACTCCATCCGGAAGGCTTTCTCTGGCATCAGGGAGCCACTGGCTCGAAATACATGGAACACTCTCCGTGACTGCCAAGGGGAGAGGACTGTGGAGGGTGGGGGAAGTCGATGGAAAGAAATGTGCTTAAGAGCATATCTTTGGGATTTCCAGTGCTCCACCCAAAATATGTTTTGTGTCCTGTCATCTATTCCTAAGTCCAAGTTTGAAAACTGCTATTTTTAGACAGCTATCTCTGATATTATACCCCTGCCTCAGAAGCATCATAGAAAACAAGCCTGCACAGAGCTCACACCAAGACTAGCCTATTTTCAGAACCTACCCCACTGGGTTAAAGCTCACCTGGCTGTGTTAACACTGTGCTGTGGTTACAGTCCTGAATGCAGCATGGACAAACCCTTCAGCAGCCACACAGGCCTAGGACCTCTCCCAGTGGACATCTCCATAGCCCCAAGCAGAAGCCATTATACAGTAAGAAAGCACAGGCCTTGCACAAATGAAGCTCTGCAGGAGCCTGGGGATCCTGGGCTCAGAGAGGAGAAAGTCGGAGCATGGGCTCTGGGCAGTGCACAGATCACGGTGCTCTGAACACAGGCTACCAGGCAGGCCTGCAGAGTCTCTCCAAGGACAGCACTGAGGGCAGCACTTACAGAATAGCTGTGTAGGAGTCAAAAAACAAGTCTTGCTGACTAAGTTCTGCCGATTCCATGGGTGATGTCTAtgtcaaacaaaaaaccagtaACCCAAAGTTCcttatttaaaactgaagaacTTACAATCTACTGTCCTATGTCCCAGGCACTGGCCAGACTCAGACCTTAGTGAGGTGATCTACACAATACACTGAATACTATTCCTGCCATTTTAATTATAACTTTAATGAATGAACATTCTCCTGAACTATTGTCTATTTTCCCAACCCCTGGAGCTGCTAATTAGATTGATACATAAATAGAAGGCATTCTTATCACTTTTTTCTGCAGAATATGTTACAAAGTTTATTCTTTTCATGATctgatttaatttaaaaaaacctccaaactcTCTAAAAAGCAGAAAGGCTGATCCACCTCTTTAGAGAGTCATCATCCAGTGCAAAGAGATGGAAGAGCTCAAACAGCTGTTGCAAAAATTGTGAAACACTTTATTGGTCTCAGAGTAATAACTTCTAGGAGATTCAAGAACTAACAGCAAAGGCAATTGGACTTgcatctgtttttattttggtttctttccacCCTAACACACATGCAAATTCATTAAGaagactattaaaaaaaaatctctaaataAACTATTGCTCTTAACATTGCCATTTTAAACTATGTTGGTTCAATGCAGTTTGAATTGGTTCCCTGCTGTCCTCCTTGGATTTGCTTCAAGACTGTTTATTTCAGTGACTGTTTAAGCTATTTTGTTTCAACTGCTGGCcaatttttctcccctttccttcttAAATTAATTGCCACATTTGGATGTTTGCACACTAACTTTTCCAGGAATAAAAGACTCACATATACCAATGTCCTGGGTTTAGGGTAGGCCTAAATGTAGGCTTTGATTTTCAGAGCACCCcttggattatcagctgactcagCTGggccaggccagctgacagTGACTgctactggccaatggtatttCATAACATATTCCGACACCACCTCAAGTCTTAAATACAGGAGGAGTTCTCTCTTTGTTCCTTTATGGCCAGGCTGAGAGGAGGACCTGTTCTTCTGTTCTGAGGAGAGgccactgctgccccactgtTACCATGTTACTTTGGGaagcaaacattttattgtcagcttctcccttttccttgctgggtGTTTATCAGGAAGGGTTTGTGGGATGGTTTTGTAGTGCAATCTGTATTACTGGGTGGGTGACTGAGTGAGAGttattgctgtttctttttacctttgtatgtatgtgtagtttacttttaattttccctttttctataAACCACTTAAGTTTAAGTTTTGGAGGGtgtttccctcccttttctcagcggGGGAAGGGGGCTTTATTGCTTTGGTTTATACTTGACATTTTGCCAAATTATTCAAACTAAAACAACCAGACAAAGGCGTATCAGAAGTGAGTTTTAATCCTTGAAATCTATAGAAGAGTTGTTGATTCTGCAACAGATTTACAGAGCATAGCTTTGTGGCAGGGAACCTGACAATATTTCTGCACCATCATAATTGGAAAGACTTGAACGGGAAGTTAAATCAATTcctaaaacagaaaattaaagattACTTGTAATacacctgcagctcaggggtAGTACTACTTTGAATTGTTTCTGATTCCTTTATTTTAACTCTTGCTTACAACTAAGATGATCATATGCTAGCTGGTGCCTACAGCATGTGGAAAACAACAGacatttcattaaattttattctttggTCAGGAACTTCACTGTCTTCAAAGAACCAACTGAAAACTCTTATCATGAAACCAAGTTATAAAGCAATATAAGGGAGAACAAGTAAAACGGGGAAACAGAGTTCCCTCTTTACAATCTCCATTTGAGAATTAAATGATAATTTTACTATAAATGGCAAGGTTGTGAAAAATAGCTCCCTCTGACAGCCTATAACTTATATAACTGATCCTATAACTTATTTCAAATTTTTCCCTTCAGTCTAATTCCATTTGGCAATGCCCTTCCTCCAAGAAAGATATTCTCCTGCACTCTTTAAACTATTCTAGACCCTTTGAATTCCCACCTGTAAGCCTGCCCTGGGACTTCCAAACTCCTTGGACTTCCATACCCAGGTTTTAACTCATACCTACTCAGTCACACAGCCAAAAAACCTAAGTCACAGCTCAAAGACCTAAGGTCAGGCTGGAAAGAGCCATTGGGTAAAGTTAATTCCTTTTCCTACCACTTCTACCTCATTTGGATGTAACAAAATACCCTTCTCCTCCCTATGTAATGTTCACCATGTTTCACAATCATTATTACACCAGTCACAAACATGAATTGGTTCCACTGATCTTCCAATATAGGTCTAGTAAGATTTCTGttcttccatttaaaataaaccagtAGGATAGCTCCTTATGCctgctttcaaagaaaaacttgCTTCTCATGTCCACTGCACTAATCAATCACTGCACATCACAGAACATTGCCCATgttcagcttttaaaaagctgCCACATTTCATTGCTTCTACCCAAGAGCTGCAGGATTAAAACACCAGGAAAATATGGGACACCCTAAATGCTACAGAATTAGCACCTCAAAAAAACATATAAACTCTCAACCTGTGTCTTCTCCCTCTATTTCATTATTGCTGGACAAAGAACATAGAAGCTAAATATGATCTCAAAGAACTGACACAAATCCAGTCACATCCCCAGCATCATCTTAATACAATTGCCAGAATCATCTTAAAACTATACCCTGCAACTCCACTTAGGATGGGTTAGTATTATTGGATAGCTGTGACGCTGCTGGCAGAAGGTAGCCATTAGTCCCTAATGAATAATTGCTCCCAAAATCATCCAAAAATTTGCACATCTCATTCATGCTAATAAACAGAACTAGTCTGAGAAAAATAACACCTTCTCTGCTTCATAAGATCTCACAGGACTAATCACCAGTTTTGCACCCACGCACCGTAGAGCACAAGGGGCCCATGAGTTCTGACAGAAGCTCCCTTTGAAGTCTAAGGGTGTCTACAGCAAAGGCTCTGCTCGGCAGCCAGAGATGAACCTCTACTGCTTTCTGATAGCTACAGCACTAGCAAGCACACTTGTTTACTGGGGTGAACCTGAGCAAAACAACATTCTTCCACCCAAATGTGCTTCTCCACTTAGTGAAATCTGAGCTCTTCAAAGCATGACAATCACCCACCCAACCCAGGTGACCAGCATCAGCCAAGACCTGTTTGTCTTGTGTTAGAACTACACAGGGAGAACAAAAATCTGACTGCTGAAGAACCTGCAATTTAAAAAGGGTGAAGTAGCTGTACAGAAACTGCATACgttaaatttactttttttggtCAGGAGTGCTACTTAAATGAGACAATAAACTGCAGGTTTTATCAAACTAGGAGTCtgcaacaggaagaaaaatcaagCACTATTTCTGACTAGGCATGTGCCAGTTCTTTCAGATCTCCAAAACTAAGGTGACATTAACTAGGTGTAATAAGAGTTGGCAAAAATTTTATCAGCAGGTAACTCTGCCTGTTACATAAACTCTGGGCTTAAACGGTTCAAACAAGTTTATGGTTCTGATAATAGTATTTTGTAATTAATGAAGATTAAAAGGCTCCTAGCTACCTTACAGAGTTCATCTCAGGGTATTCTCCACTATGGCAGCATCCCTCAGATCTAAGTGTAACTGAGGAGAGTATTTTTGGCTAGAGGAATCTAGCTGTGAGACAAACATCTGGTATGTTAAACCTAGAGAAACACTGTAAAATCTTACAACCATTAacacttaaaatgaaaaaacatgaCAGACTCATCAGGAGAATATGGAATAATACAAACATTCATCTATCCAAGGAGAGCTTTTCATAGCTCAGTAGCAAGAGCAAAACTCAGAAATCTAAGGAAAACTTTTATATAGGTTAATTCTTGTAACTGTGGTGAGGGAAGGCTATAGAAAACCCTAAAACAGGTCAAAAATCAGGCATGGAATTAGAAGGATGACTCACAGTTCTATCTATGGGCCTTTTGGAAAGGAATAACCCCTGCATCCACAGAATTAATAGACAGGTTCACAATACAATGTAATGGGAAGTGCTGTCTGGTAGAAAGAGCAAAGCGGAGAGCTGACAACCTGAGTTTGTTCAGTCTGGGCTCTCTAATCGAGATCTTATGTTTGGATTGTGCCGACACTCCTGGTGACTTTTAGCCACAGCATGAACAGCCTCTGTACTCACGCATGTGAAATACAGCAACCTTCAGGAAATTAAGAATTATTGTTAAACTTTTTCTTCATTCCATATACAATaagcttaaaataaattttttatgaTCTTCTTCTCAGTGCTATCAAGTATGCCTCTTTACTTACTGTATCACTCCTGGCACTTCAGGGAAAAAACTAGCAATCTCCAATGTTTTATAATTCACATACATAAAAAAACTATATGATGGTATGATAGATAAAGATTAGGGCAGACAAAAGTTTGAGATGCAGTAAATTATTCCTTTAAACCTATTAAAAACTAAAACTCTCAAGTAGTACTAAGATGAAGGAGGCATTTACATGCATAACTACAGTTTTCTCAttgctaaaaaaacccaaatacaGGATTCGCAAGACCAGATCAAGAGtagagaaagcaggaaaaaggtAAGTTCCTCAattcagcactttttttttttttgcgggTGTGCAAAAAACTTGAATTGAGCAAATTTTCTTGGATTCCACTAAGTGCTAGATGCTGGAAATACTTTGAAGATCACAATCTGAATTCATCTTTTTATACTCCACTAGCAATGATTTCTCCAGCAACAATGCAGGTAAAAAATTTGAAACAGCTCTGAATATAAGCATTTAGTGTTATAATGTCATATTAAATGAAAAGGTTATTGTGTTCTTTCAAGGAAATTCATTTTTCCAGAGATAGAGGTAGGCTTCTAAGAGCAAAAAAACAAGCTATAGCATGGTGGTGACTGTGACATGCCATGCACTGAGAAATGTCTGagcatttttgtattttaagtatttttaaactgttctgGTACTTTCccaaaagacaaaagaaaattgaCAGCTAGTCGCAAGCTAAACCACAATGCAGCATCCAGATCTGAAGTGATCTTCTACCTGCTGGACAGACTCATCAAGAGTACACCACATCCAGTATTCCACTTGCCCCTATCAGACAGGATGGTGCCTTGAAGAGACAACTAAACTACCATAATGTAATGACTATCATAATCCTCCAGTGGCTTTCTACATTTTAGAAGACCATATGTCCCACATCAGTCTTTTCTTCTGTTGACTAAACAAACTTGATTCCTCTCAGCCTCTGTCAGTCAGTCATGATTTctaaatttctatttttcttcctgtccacttctgatttatttttatttaatctctATTTCTCTTCCCATTCTGCTGTGGTATACTTACATTTGTCTTTATTTAGTGATTACAATTAAGGAGAAATAGGAATTCAATGACACAGAGTTTCATGGTAGCTTGATAGCTATCACGTCTTCCTCAGAGAAAATTCATCAAGGAAAGCTGCCTTAAATTCAACAATACTGTATTCAGATAAAAGCATCTGGGGCTGTTACAGATTTGTACGTTGTCAATTTTGTCAATGTTACGTATGATGTAAGATTAAAAATCTGTCACCTTTTCAAAATCACAGTCAAGTGATAATTAAATGTTGAGTGCTTTAACTGTGAATTCTCTGGCCTCTGCATACATGAAAGTCCTTTCAGatgaattttaaatttgaaCTTTCAAAATTACAGTGAACCATAATCAGCATTACTTCTATCCCTCTGATGTCATCAAAACTCAATTTACAAGGCATATGAGTTGCTGATTtgactctctctctcttgtaTGTCATAATCTTAACAACTAGATACAGTAATAACTTTACCTTATTACAATCTAAATTATCTAAATAGAtcagaaatacattaaaatggGACTTTAAGCAATAATGAACCCATATAATTATtcaattaaaagaagaaaatggacCAATGTAAAGACACTGTTTGAAATTAGCTTTAAGATCAAATTAATGACCAAATTTTCAATTAGCTAGAATTATTTTATCTTGCAGCATTGTAACTTTGAGGATTGCATGAGAAACACATGAAAAGTTACACTGGAAACCTGAAATATTTACTTGCTTGGCCAGTAATTAAAAATACCCTGGATAATACAGACCAGAGATGTTAAATTTCAGTGTAAATGCCACTGCATTTCACTAACAGACTGATTCTCACAAGCAGTAAGTGTGTTGGTTGGTAGTGCTGAAGCCTTGCTTGCTCCTTTAAGGGTGAAAAGACAGGGCATCTACGTGCCCTGCCTGCGACCCCATGCATGGGGTGTTACAAACCTGCTGGGCTGAGCACCACTTACCGAAGATTCACTGTCTCTAACAAGGAAATCTCCTTCCACTCCCCTTTCGTTCAGGGCACATTCTGCTTGGTGTCGGGTAACATTCCCATAATACCATTCTCTTCCAGCAAACCGTCCAGTAGAAGATGGTCCCGTGTAGCTTATCTGAGGTGGATGGGAAGTGTTAATGGTAGGACCATCGCTAATGATTACTACATAGTTTTTAGGAACAAGACCAATTTGCCCTCTCgaatttttacatttccacCATTCTGGGTCATTTTCAGGCTTTTCAATGACTTCCATCGTTTCCCCTTTTTCAAAGTTGAGCTCTTCTTCTGTGACGGAGCTGAACGGATACAGTGTCTGAACAATGTGGAGTACTTTGGTGCCCTGGCCGTTACTCATGGAAGCACCTTTCCTtaggctgagaaagctgggtGAATCTGCAGTTGCCTCCTCAACCTCCTCCACCACATAGTTCGAAGGAAACCAGCCGATCTGTCCGTTGTAGCTTCCTCTCCACCAGCCGTCACTGCACTTCTCCATGACGATCACTCGGGATCCTTTCACAAGGGACAGTTCATCCTCTCTCTCCGCGACATAGGCAAATTTCACATAGGCTGGAATGTTCAGATCGTAAATCCGGTCAGCGCTGCTGCCGTTGGATGGGTATTCTGCGTCTGTGCTGGGAGTGGGTGAGGCATCTCTCGCACTCGTCTTCCTCTTGGTTTTTCCCAAGCCTGTTAATGACAGAAATGTAAAGTGGTCACTTGGAATGCTTGTCCCCAGACTACAAACATTGGATTTGGTGACATGCTGCTCCCTCACTTCAGTAACACTGCTAAATGGAGATCTCGTCTGTAACACTACATAGTCAGGAAATGGCAACACGTTTAAGAGATTCTCATTAACATCCAGCTGCAGAACCATTAGGTAAGGGGCAATTTGTGTTATAGCAACTTCTTTTCTCAGAAGTACCAGAGtttaaacacacaaacacagtgaTTTCCTCACTAGGAGAAAAGCTCATCACTGAGACGTTTAAGAGTTTGCTGTCATGTATCTTAAAATTTCAGCCAAATGACCATGCCCTTTAATTTCAGAGATGACTTTAATTTGGCTCAAAcaaaaaggtgaaagaaaatcTACAACAATTAACAAGCATAGAAGTTAAAGGTTGTTTCTCTGCAGATTAtgttttgctctcttttttcttcaggcAGTCCCTAAGCAGGTAGAGCTGCCACTCCTTCCAACTGCAAGTCCCTTTCCGAAATCCACATCTCTTTCATCTACATTTCATCACCTACTGTAAGTGTAAACCTGACCATGAGGAACACCATTTGCGTATGTTTCCCTATAATCTGTAAATTCTGATGTACTGTCATGGCTTTAATGATAGTGTGAAATACAATGCACAGAAGAAGCAACATTAAAACATGCAATTTTTTACTCTTAATTAGAGGAACCATGCTAATGACTGTtaaaatatggaagaaaaacTGAACAACATGGTGTATTTTCAAACTTTTGCAGCAAGGACTGCTTTGGCttatatataaacaaaataataaagggAACAAGCAGCCCTCTTCTGTGAAATTCATTTATAAAAGttctgaaaacagaagacaaagtCTCAGTATAGTACAAACCAAGCAACACTCAAAATGTTACTCAAGTGGGAGAAAGcagaaacaacacagaaataGGAGCATTTGTACTTTTCTCCATGCTCCTAGAGCAAATCTCCTTACCTGCTGGCAGGTAAGAGATTTAGCTGAGACACAAGAACACACACATTGATATGGAAGACGGaatagaaggaaaacaaaaaagtactttgtttttgtttcttcaaatcATCTGAAATAAGGAaatgcaagctattttattttggACAATTCACTACTGTTCAATCTGGCCACTCCACTACCAGAAAGtgtgttttaataaatataGACATGTAGGTACTTCATCTTCAATGAGCATTTTCAGCAAAGCTGTTTGTTCAGCACAGAACTTCTTTGCTTAgttcacagcacagcacagaccaaCAGGGTACACATAACCATGCAGGCATCGTTGACCAGAAGGGTTAAATACAATGACTCATACAGTCTTATGGTCTCAGAAGATGGCAGAAAATTCTGATCATCCTGAAGTGTTTCCTGActttccccagcagctcctcacttCCTGCTGGAGCCTGCAACATCCTAATGTCATTCTAACTACACCATTTGAACCAAGAACTGGCAGCTGCTCTTTCAGGCAAAATGAGGGAAAGCAGCTTATTGTACTAGGGGAGACAATCACAGGAAAAGAGTGTCCAAGTAAGCGCTTATCAGAAGCTGGTCAGGCTCTGATCTCTGCCAAGACTGGAAATTTTCATCAGTTTAGAGATCATTTTTAACCAAAAGACAAGAACATATCAGAACTAATGAGCATTAAATTACAGTGATATAAACAAACAGCTTAAGGGTTGTTCTATCaagaaaggggggaaattaCATGTTGCAACTTCATGGTAAACAGGCTACTGTATTTCAATAGATTCACGCTACCTAAAGCCCTCCACCGAGACTGAATCTTACAGATTACAAGCTAAAGCTTTTATATGCTCTCTAATGAACATATGCAGTACCACTTCTTGGAATGGCAGCAGATGAactagtaaaataaaaaaaaaaaaaggagatgatGAAGTATCTGGCCAAGATAAAACTATCTGAAAATCAGAGCACAGAGATAAGTATGAGAGATGGGGATGCAGTATGATAACAGAATGACACACACTGAAGtatctagagaaaaaaattgttgaCAAACAGGTGAAAAAACCAAGcttctaaaaaaaaccctctaaagtTTGATAACAGCATCTAAACATCTAGCAAAAGGTTATCATTCaagcattttctttcacttggAGTTTcataaattctgtatttttccacAAATCTTCCAGTGGTGCTTCTGACATTTGAAATGTTCCTTCCTATCATCCCCTTTCAATACAAATCATTTCAActctgggaaaataaaaattagaaatttcattatgttttggtttgttttgggtttttggtttttttaccaATAAAAGGCAGCTGGAGTTCTTCAGTTAAGCTTAACATTTCATGTGAACAAACTTTTTAAGTCTGACAGCATGGTAATGATTAACCTTTGCAATAGCAGCAATGAGCACCAAAGACTGTTTCCAGTTGGTTTACTAAAGTAAGTAACTAAGCAGAGACCTGGCTGCAGTCAAGCACAGCGAAAGGCATGCACAACATTATCTAAGAATCATTTCTTCTGTGAGGTTACAATATTCATGACTGCGCCTATGACTGAAGAGGAAACAAGTTGTTCCACGAGCAGAACGAAGGAAATCTgttcctgtttttctccttgtgcCTCCTGCTGCATTGTTCCTCCTCTGCCCCCACCATCTACTGCAGGATTCACAATAAGCGCCCCCCACCATATGACTGCCTTCACATCCCTGGGTCTCTCTGTTATCTCCAGCTCCAGGACATTGCCATCTCCAAGCTGCCCTCAAAGCACACTCCATcccccctgctgctgccctcctCCCTACCTTTGCTGGGCTGGCCAAGCACTCTGCTGCCTTtcagccctgcctgggctgggcaaAGGGCTGGAGATTGTTCTGGCTTCTCCCCCAGTGAGGGATACCAGCAACGAGCCTCTCAGCCACAGAGTAGGAGAAAACTAGTTAGTTTATCTCTGCCAGTCTGTCAAGTTTGCCTAAAATTGGCTGAGTTATCAAGGGtggacagatggatggacaATGACAGCTGACTGTGACAGCATGACTAGTGTAAGCTTCATTTCCTTAGGAAACAAgtctaaaaatataatttagtaGGATGGCTGGTCATAGCTAAGCAAGAATAAAGTTAGGATGATAAACTTCTATGCACCTATGACAAAACTCAcaactcctttaaaaaaaatatagtctGCATGAATCATCTTGAGAAAAGTAAACACTACCATTACTCATTACTTACAGAAATGTTCACTGACCACTATCTGTAAGAGTATCCCTGTTCTTATGTCTGAATGGAATGTATTCCATGTACAGaatttcatggaaaacaaaaccatcaaGCACTTTGGGAGTCACATttagaaaaatcaaatataCTTGCGATTGCAGTCACAATTTTGGCACTTCTTATTGTCATTGCTCTAATGAAAACTTATCTACTAGTGAAATACAACTGGATTTTTCCCATTCTGACTCACTAGTTACAGTGCACCTGAAGCCATAACCCTTTGTAACACAAATAGTTGCCATTAAGGAGAAACCTACATCAAGAGATTAGCTTTCAAGTGAGGTGAAAAGGGTGGAAGCAAAAAAAGGTAGTGCAAAGCTGCAGAAAGCCTGTTTTATGTTACTGCAATTCAGAGGAAGTAACACTGTTCACAATCCACAACTAACCCACGATAAACTAGTTCAGTTTTACCCTTCCAAACACATTGCCAAGTGATGTGAACAGGTTTAATTTTTAGGTGGATATATTACTGagataaaaaaagaatcaaCTTGTTATAATCAATTCCAGAGAAGAGATCCACTGCAAATCCTCATTGTCTCTGCAGTGAAAGAAATCGTTGCACCCCAAGGTTAGTCCTAGGGAATTCAGAAACACATCTGTTGCATCACTAtgttctctcttcccttcctagCTCAGTTGTGGCTCTAAAGAATAGCTTGTTTTTTGAGCAGCAGGCTGAACACCAGTTTCCTATGAATTTGCTTCCTGCCTCTTTAAGTTTCCATTGTGCAAGGTCCAGCTTAACACCCTTTCATTACTGCCTTGTCCCTGCAATGGCCTCCCCATTGCACCCATAAGGTCCTTCAGCTCGCACCTCTCCAGTGTCCTCTTCCTATGGCACTTTAGCCTTCCCATCTAATGCTCTGTCCACTTCCCTAT
Protein-coding sequences here:
- the NCK2 gene encoding cytoplasmic protein NCK2; translation: MTEEVIVIAKWDYTAQQDQELDIKKNERLWLLDDSKTWWRVRNAANKTGYVPSNYVERKNSLKKGSLVKNLKDTLGLGKTKRKTSARDASPTPSTDAEYPSNGSSADRIYDLNIPAYVKFAYVAEREDELSLVKGSRVIVMEKCSDGWWRGSYNGQIGWFPSNYVVEEVEEATADSPSFLSLRKGASMSNGQGTKVLHIVQTLYPFSSVTEEELNFEKGETMEVIEKPENDPEWWKCKNSRGQIGLVPKNYVVIISDGPTINTSHPPQISYTGPSSTGRFAGREWYYGNVTRHQAECALNERGVEGDFLVRDSESSPSDFSVSLKASGKNKHFKVQLVDNVYCIGQRRFNTMDELVEHYKKAPIFTSEHGEKLYLVKALQ